A single region of the Chitinophaga niabensis genome encodes:
- a CDS encoding c-type cytochrome — protein MKKLIWAPAMICAVMFALAACGGGGEEKKTEEKKEEATAPAADNSMVVAVAGKGKELIAGQDCATCHKETEKVIGPSFKEIAAKYPATDANIATLADKIIKGGSGNWGEIPMAPHAGVPKEDAVEMVKYILSVK, from the coding sequence ATGAAAAAACTCATATGGGCGCCGGCTATGATCTGCGCAGTGATGTTTGCACTGGCTGCATGTGGTGGCGGCGGTGAAGAAAAGAAAACTGAAGAGAAAAAAGAAGAAGCAACTGCACCTGCTGCAGATAACTCCATGGTAGTGGCTGTTGCCGGGAAAGGTAAAGAATTGATCGCTGGCCAGGATTGCGCTACCTGCCACAAAGAAACCGAAAAAGTGATCGGGCCTTCTTTCAAAGAAATAGCTGCAAAATACCCTGCTACAGATGCTAACATCGCTACACTGGCAGACAAGATCATCAAAGGTGGTTCCGGCAACTGGGGCGAAATTCCAATGGCTCCCCACGCTGGTGTTCCCAAAGAAGATGCGGTGGAAATGGTGAAGTATATCCTTTCCGTTAAATAA
- a CDS encoding RNA polymerase sigma-70 factor gives MNGHLHTEEVLRALQARNVKTFAEVYQTFFPLLYSIARKYLQEKTIAEEIIQDVFLHIWENKLELEHPAALKNYLCKAVANRCLNHLQREQMLRRHHEQILLTTEESYVSTFVEEQELRYRIYEAIEQLPPKCKQIFKLSRYEGLKNGAIAEELGISVKTVENQMTIALRQLRETLMDPQTSFSAAARNKMLLFVLG, from the coding sequence ATGAACGGCCATCTACATACAGAAGAGGTCCTCCGTGCCCTTCAGGCCCGGAATGTTAAAACATTTGCCGAAGTTTACCAAACCTTCTTCCCGCTCCTGTACAGCATTGCCCGTAAATACCTGCAGGAAAAGACCATTGCCGAAGAGATCATCCAGGACGTTTTCCTCCATATCTGGGAAAACAAACTGGAACTGGAACACCCTGCCGCCCTGAAGAATTATCTCTGCAAAGCTGTGGCAAACCGTTGCCTCAATCACCTCCAGCGGGAACAGATGCTCCGCCGCCACCATGAACAGATCCTCCTTACCACGGAAGAAAGTTATGTGTCCACTTTCGTGGAAGAACAGGAGCTTCGGTACCGTATCTACGAAGCCATTGAACAACTTCCCCCCAAATGCAAGCAGATCTTCAAGCTCAGCCGCTATGAAGGGCTGAAGAATGGAGCCATCGCCGAAGAACTGGGCATTTCCGTGAAAACCGTGGAAAACCAGATGACCATTGCCCTGCGGCAATTACGGGAAACCCTGATGGACCCGCAAACTTCCTTCTCCGCCGCCGCCCGGAATAAAATGCTCCTTTTTGTTCTCGGGTAA
- a CDS encoding FecR family protein, whose protein sequence is MEPINVEQLIINHLQSPEDAAVLAELNAWLEKAPQNRTYFDQYRQIWELSPEAAVFTEVDVKAATARFRARLPQTKAYPLRWLKIAAAAAVIIAVTGTWYWMAHHPSTQYLAKTTTIAIDSVMLEDGSRIVLNKHSRIKYNHRKVQLEYGEAFFDVVSDPSEPFVAYTGGAEVKVLGTSFNLAILQENVKLFVVTGAVNFGTAGSNSPKLVTAGKGATYVTGDTAVQLKDRTDYNEVSWRTGELRFIDTPMDEVCAILSEHYQVKVIMENKDRAQLNLNANFSKRTLDEVLQTLSALYDYHYEKRGDTIFIR, encoded by the coding sequence ATGGAACCGATCAATGTAGAACAGCTTATCATCAATCACCTGCAGTCGCCGGAAGACGCTGCTGTGCTGGCTGAATTGAATGCCTGGCTGGAAAAGGCCCCACAGAACAGAACATATTTTGATCAATACCGGCAGATCTGGGAATTATCCCCCGAAGCCGCTGTTTTTACTGAAGTAGATGTAAAAGCTGCCACCGCAAGGTTCAGGGCACGGCTCCCGCAAACAAAAGCATACCCGCTCCGCTGGCTGAAAATAGCCGCAGCAGCAGCTGTTATTATAGCTGTAACCGGCACATGGTACTGGATGGCCCATCACCCGTCTACCCAATACCTTGCTAAAACCACCACCATCGCCATTGACTCTGTGATGCTGGAAGATGGCAGCAGGATCGTATTAAATAAACATTCCCGGATCAAATACAATCACCGCAAAGTACAACTGGAATATGGGGAAGCTTTTTTCGATGTGGTATCTGATCCTTCCGAACCTTTTGTAGCCTATACCGGCGGCGCGGAAGTAAAAGTACTGGGCACCTCCTTTAACCTGGCCATTTTGCAGGAGAACGTAAAATTATTTGTGGTAACAGGCGCCGTGAACTTTGGCACTGCAGGTTCTAATTCGCCAAAACTGGTAACAGCCGGTAAAGGCGCCACTTACGTAACCGGCGATACTGCCGTACAATTAAAGGACAGGACTGACTATAACGAAGTATCATGGCGCACCGGTGAACTGCGTTTTATAGATACACCAATGGATGAAGTATGCGCAATACTCTCCGAACATTACCAGGTAAAAGTGATCATGGAAAATAAGGACCGTGCACAGCTGAACCTGAATGCCAATTTCAGCAAACGCACACTGGATGAAGTGTTGCAGACGCTGAGCGCTTTGTATGATTATCATTACGAAAAAAGGGGAGATACTATTTTCATCCGCTAA
- a CDS encoding MFS transporter: MKQIQPRSLFIASCLALLVTSLSFGIRAGILGTLGKEFHLDGQELAIITGTAFWGFPLAVIIGGFIVDAIGMKNLLVAAFVLHLLGIILTVSTPYFSSGFWPLFISTLFIGMANGTVEAACNPLVATIFPENKTTKLNHFHLWFPGGIVIGTLLVTLFNQIGLNWQWQVASMIIPTLIYGYLFLRLDFPVTERVAAGVSNSQMYRSVASPLFIFMLICMFGTAITELFTNQWIEILLKNVTEHGILILALTAGVQVFGRAVAGPVVHKISPTGVLLVSAILSAIGLFLMGSVSGYMLIVAAVIFGMGITYFWPTMLGFVSENIPESGALGMNLMGGAGMFAVSIYTYFMGGFYDNIISKNLPAGGTLDTFRSAAAGTPEAAAFTQAQAVAGPEIINVTLIIPVILVVAFGALFFYMKGKNKQTLQTA; the protein is encoded by the coding sequence ATGAAACAGATACAGCCTAGGAGTCTTTTTATCGCCAGTTGTCTGGCCCTGCTGGTCACGTCCCTGTCTTTTGGGATCCGTGCCGGTATACTGGGTACGCTTGGCAAGGAATTTCATTTAGATGGCCAGGAGTTGGCGATCATTACCGGTACTGCTTTCTGGGGTTTCCCACTGGCGGTTATTATCGGCGGGTTTATTGTGGATGCCATCGGAATGAAGAACCTCCTGGTGGCAGCATTTGTTCTGCATCTGCTGGGGATCATCCTCACGGTGAGTACACCTTATTTTTCTTCTGGTTTCTGGCCTCTTTTCATTTCCACTTTATTTATCGGAATGGCGAATGGTACGGTGGAAGCAGCCTGTAATCCACTGGTTGCCACTATTTTCCCGGAAAACAAAACTACAAAGCTCAATCACTTTCACCTCTGGTTCCCCGGAGGTATCGTTATCGGTACCTTGCTGGTAACCCTTTTCAACCAGATAGGCCTTAACTGGCAATGGCAGGTTGCCAGCATGATCATCCCTACGCTGATCTATGGGTATTTGTTCCTGCGTTTGGACTTCCCTGTTACAGAACGTGTAGCAGCGGGCGTTTCCAACAGCCAGATGTATCGTTCAGTGGCCAGCCCTTTATTCATCTTTATGCTGATCTGCATGTTTGGTACAGCTATTACAGAACTGTTCACCAACCAATGGATCGAGATATTGTTAAAGAATGTAACAGAGCATGGTATCCTCATCCTGGCATTAACTGCAGGAGTGCAGGTCTTTGGCCGTGCGGTGGCTGGTCCTGTAGTTCATAAGATCTCTCCCACAGGAGTGTTGCTGGTGTCTGCTATCCTTTCCGCCATCGGATTATTCCTGATGGGCAGCGTTTCCGGTTACATGCTGATCGTGGCTGCTGTTATCTTCGGAATGGGTATTACTTACTTCTGGCCTACCATGCTTGGTTTTGTATCTGAGAACATTCCTGAATCAGGTGCATTGGGTATGAACCTGATGGGCGGAGCAGGTATGTTTGCGGTATCCATCTATACTTATTTTATGGGCGGTTTTTACGATAACATTATTAGTAAGAACTTACCAGCCGGTGGTACATTAGATACTTTCCGTTCTGCAGCAGCGGGTACACCTGAGGCTGCAGCTTTTACCCAGGCACAGGCCGTAGCCGGTCCGGAGATCATCAATGTTACATTGATCATCCCTGTTATACTGGTGGTGGCATTCGGTGCTCTTTTCTTTTATATGAAGGGAAAGAATAAACAAACTTTACAAACAGCCTAA
- a CDS encoding Gfo/Idh/MocA family protein produces the protein MNRKLRMGMIGGGKDAFIGAIHRLAANMDGLIELKAGALSINPEIAQDSGRSLFLEEDRIYTDFKTMLEKEAAQPADKRLDFITIVTPNFAHFEPAMMALDKGFHVVVEKPITFTLDEAKQLKAKVEQTGLTLLLTHTYTGYPMVKQARAMVKNGALGKIRKVWVEYPQGWLSKLSEREGNAQAAWRTDPKRSGKSGCFGDIGTHAANLAEYISGQKIDKLCADLNIMVEGRMLDDDGAVLLRFDGGAAGVLMASQVAAGEENALKIRVYGEKGGLEWAQHEPNTLLVKWLDKPTEIYRAGAGNPHLDSFATHNCRTPGGHPEGYLEAFANLYRNFALTLQAKIDGVPPTMGALDFPSVDDGIRGMAFIDMVVKSSASQEKWTKFEI, from the coding sequence ATGAACAGGAAACTCAGAATGGGCATGATCGGAGGCGGAAAAGACGCCTTCATTGGAGCTATCCATCGTCTTGCGGCTAATATGGACGGATTGATTGAACTGAAAGCGGGAGCATTGAGCATTAACCCTGAAATAGCACAGGATTCAGGGCGTTCCCTCTTCCTTGAAGAAGACCGCATTTATACTGACTTTAAAACAATGCTGGAAAAAGAAGCGGCACAGCCTGCAGATAAAAGGCTGGACTTCATTACCATCGTTACACCCAACTTTGCACACTTTGAGCCTGCTATGATGGCGTTGGACAAAGGTTTCCACGTAGTGGTAGAAAAACCTATCACCTTTACGCTGGATGAAGCAAAACAGCTGAAAGCCAAAGTAGAACAAACAGGGCTCACCCTGTTGCTTACACATACTTATACCGGGTACCCAATGGTTAAACAAGCCCGTGCCATGGTGAAAAATGGTGCCTTGGGTAAGATCCGCAAAGTATGGGTGGAATATCCACAGGGCTGGCTGAGTAAACTCAGCGAAAGAGAAGGTAATGCACAGGCGGCCTGGCGTACAGATCCCAAACGTTCCGGCAAAAGCGGTTGTTTCGGCGATATCGGTACCCACGCGGCTAACCTGGCAGAGTACATTTCCGGCCAAAAAATCGATAAATTGTGTGCCGATCTGAATATTATGGTGGAAGGCCGTATGCTGGATGACGATGGTGCCGTGCTGTTACGTTTTGATGGTGGCGCAGCCGGTGTGCTGATGGCCTCACAGGTAGCAGCAGGAGAAGAGAATGCTTTGAAGATCCGCGTGTATGGCGAAAAAGGCGGCCTGGAATGGGCACAGCATGAACCCAATACTTTATTGGTGAAATGGCTGGACAAACCTACAGAGATCTATCGCGCAGGAGCCGGTAATCCTCACCTGGACAGCTTTGCCACACATAACTGCCGTACGCCGGGTGGGCATCCGGAAGGATACCTGGAAGCATTTGCGAACCTTTACCGCAACTTTGCTTTAACCCTGCAGGCTAAAATAGATGGCGTTCCGCCAACCATGGGTGCGCTGGATTTCCCCAGTGTGGACGATGGTATCCGCGGTATGGCATTTATTGATATGGTGGTAAAATCATCTGCCAGCCAGGAGAAATGGACGAAGTTCGAGATCTAG
- a CDS encoding sugar phosphate isomerase/epimerase family protein, translated as MRTIKGPGIFLAQFLDDKAPFNSLESICKWSAGLGFKGVQIPTWDSRVIDLQKAAESKTYADEIKGIVQAAGMEITELSTHLQGQLVAVHPAYNELFDGFAPEALRGNPKARTEWAVNQLKYAAKASRNLGLDAHATFSGALLWHTVYPWPQRPAGLVETGFKELANRWLPILNEMDANGVDLCYEVHPGEDLHDGASYEQFLAATGNHQRACLLYDPSHFVLQCLDYLSYIDIYHEKIKMFHVKDAEFNPTGRSGVYGGYQGWIDRPGRFRSLGDGQVDFKAVFSKLTQYNYSGWAVMEWECCMKHPEDGAREGAPFIKDHIIRVTEKAFDDFAGTGADEHLNRRVLGL; from the coding sequence ATGAGAACGATCAAAGGGCCAGGCATATTTCTGGCGCAGTTCCTGGACGATAAAGCCCCCTTCAACTCGTTGGAGAGCATTTGCAAATGGTCTGCCGGCCTTGGTTTTAAAGGTGTGCAGATCCCAACCTGGGATAGCCGGGTAATTGATCTGCAGAAAGCAGCAGAAAGCAAAACGTATGCAGATGAAATAAAAGGCATCGTGCAGGCTGCAGGTATGGAGATCACAGAGCTGTCCACCCACCTGCAAGGTCAGCTGGTGGCGGTACATCCTGCTTACAATGAATTGTTCGACGGTTTTGCGCCGGAAGCGTTAAGGGGTAATCCCAAAGCACGTACGGAATGGGCCGTGAACCAACTGAAATATGCTGCAAAAGCCAGCCGTAATTTAGGCCTGGACGCACATGCCACTTTCAGTGGCGCATTATTGTGGCATACAGTATATCCCTGGCCACAACGCCCTGCGGGTTTAGTGGAAACAGGGTTTAAGGAACTGGCCAACCGCTGGTTGCCTATTTTGAATGAGATGGACGCCAATGGCGTAGACCTTTGTTATGAAGTACATCCCGGAGAAGACCTCCACGATGGAGCCAGTTATGAACAATTCCTGGCGGCTACCGGTAACCATCAGCGTGCTTGCCTGTTATATGATCCAAGCCATTTTGTACTGCAATGCCTCGATTACCTGTCTTATATAGATATCTACCACGAGAAAATAAAGATGTTCCATGTGAAGGATGCGGAATTTAATCCTACAGGCCGTTCCGGTGTTTACGGAGGTTACCAGGGTTGGATAGACCGTCCCGGCAGATTCCGTTCTCTTGGAGATGGACAGGTGGATTTCAAGGCAGTGTTCAGTAAACTGACACAATACAATTATTCAGGATGGGCAGTGATGGAATGGGAATGTTGCATGAAACATCCTGAAGATGGTGCCCGTGAAGGTGCGCCTTTTATTAAAGATCACATCATCCGCGTAACGGAAAAAGCCTTTGATGACTTTGCCGGAACGGGAGCAGATGAGCATCTGAACAGAAGAGTATTAGGTCTTTAA
- a CDS encoding 3-keto-disaccharide hydrolase — MKRFISSALILGVLAASTSAYAQSTPSLSKKEKKEGWVLLFDGKTTAGWKGFKKDEVPTSWKIEDGALFLDTDAKKAGATGGDIITAGEYENYELQIDWKISEGGNSGIIFGVQDDAKYGATYSTGPEMQVLDDDKHADGKIHKHNSGDLYDLIAAPARYTKPVGQWNTAKIIKKDGKLTLILNGKVTAETTMGTEEWTKLIAGSKFKTWNGFGAFSKGHIALQDHGNKVWYKNIKLRQL, encoded by the coding sequence ATGAAACGTTTTATCTCTTCCGCATTAATATTAGGTGTGCTGGCGGCTTCAACAAGCGCTTATGCACAAAGCACACCTTCGCTGAGCAAAAAAGAAAAGAAGGAAGGCTGGGTATTGCTGTTCGATGGCAAAACCACAGCAGGCTGGAAAGGCTTTAAAAAAGATGAAGTGCCCACTTCCTGGAAAATAGAAGATGGCGCGCTCTTCCTGGATACCGATGCTAAAAAAGCAGGTGCTACAGGTGGAGACATCATCACTGCCGGTGAGTACGAAAATTATGAACTGCAGATCGACTGGAAGATCTCCGAAGGAGGTAACAGCGGTATCATCTTTGGTGTACAGGACGACGCTAAATATGGTGCTACTTATTCTACCGGCCCTGAAATGCAGGTACTGGACGATGATAAACATGCGGATGGTAAGATCCATAAACACAACTCAGGCGATCTGTACGACCTGATCGCTGCTCCTGCCCGTTACACTAAACCGGTTGGTCAATGGAACACTGCTAAGATCATTAAAAAAGACGGCAAGCTTACCCTGATCCTGAATGGTAAAGTAACTGCTGAAACTACCATGGGTACTGAAGAGTGGACGAAACTGATCGCAGGCAGCAAATTCAAGACCTGGAATGGTTTCGGTGCCTTCTCCAAAGGCCACATTGCGCTGCAGGACCATGGTAACAAAGTTTGGTACAAAAACATCAAGCTCCGCCAACTTTAA